From the genome of Dryobates pubescens isolate bDryPub1 chromosome 9, bDryPub1.pri, whole genome shotgun sequence, one region includes:
- the LOC104298054 gene encoding transmembrane protein 14C: MAVDWLGFGYAALVASGGIIGYAKAGSVPSLAAGLVFGSLAGLGAYQLSQNPNNVWISLITSGTLTAIMGTRFYNSGKFMPAGLIAGVSLLMVGKLALKMLEKPHDK; encoded by the exons ATGGCAGTGGACTGGCTCGGCTTTGGCTACGCTGCCTTGGTGGCATCAGGAGGGATCATTGGCTACGCAAAAGCAG GTAGTGTCCCATCACTGGCTGCTGGCCTTGTCTTTGGGAGTTTGGCTGGACTGGGTGCCTATCAGCTCTCACAGAATCCGAACAATGTGTGGATTTCTTTGA TTACATCTGGAACATTGACTGCCATCATGGGAACAAGATTTTACAACTCAGGAAAATTCATGCCTGCAGGGCTAATTGCTGGTGTCAG CTTGCTAATGGTTGGGAAATTGGCACTGAAGATGCTGGAAAAGCCCCATGATAAGTAA